Part of the Meiothermus sp. CFH 77666 genome is shown below.
TTGAGCTCTTTGGCACCCGGAGCCACCCCTACACCGCCGAGCTGCACGAAGACCTCGAGTGGCGGGGCTTGGAGCTTGTTGAGTATGACGTGGAGGTGGATGTGGGGGCCCTCGAGCGGATGCTCGCCCTTACCCACGGCCAGCGCACCGTGCCCGTGCTGGTCGAGGGTGGGAAGGTCAAACAAATCGGCTGGCAGGGGCGTGGCTGCGTGGTGGGGCAGGGGCCGTCGTAGAATACATTCGCGCCTTGCAACCCCGATCAATACAACAGGCATGTGGCCAGTGGAAAGTGACAAGTGGCAGGGGTCGTCTACAAGCCACGAGCAGCTAGCATATGGTCAGTAGCCAGTGGCATTTAGTACATCGTCGTAGAGATGTCCGTACACCTCCGGGTTTCCGGGAGGGATTGACATAGAGCCCCCTCCCTACCACGTAGGGAGGGTGGGGGAGGGTATTGGGTGAGGCCCCCAACCACCAGGTTACGCAAAGTCGCTGCTCAGCAACCCCACCTAACCTCCCCCACACGGTAGGGGAGGAACGAAAAGGTTTCTGCTACGGCTTTTGCAAGAGCGTACTGCATAGTTCGTGCCGCAATGGACACTTTGTACGGGTATTTATACGACTGTGCATTCAGCCTTCCAACTCGGCAAAAAGGGGCGTCGAGAGATACTTCATTCCCGAGTCGCAGGCAATGGTTAGCACCCGCTTGCCAGGCCCCAGTTCGCGGGCTACTTGCAGGGCGGCCCAGATCATGCCACAGGCGCTCATCCCCACAAAAAGCCCTTCCTCACGGGCCAGCGGCTTGGCTAGCGGGAAGGCATCCTCTTCCAGAACCTGGATTACCCGATCCAGCATCTTCACGTCCAGGTTGGGCGGGATGAAGCCGGGCCCCATGCCCTGGAACTGGTGCGAGCCCATCTGGCCGCCCGAAAGCACGTTGCTGCGGCGCGGTTCGCAGGCGATGATCTGTATATTGGGCAGGCGTTCGCGCAGATACTTGCCTACCCCCATAATCGTTCCGCCAGTGCCCGAGCCGTACACAAAGGCATCCAGTCGGCCCTCCATCTGCTGGAAAATCTCGGGGCCGGTGGTTTCGTAGTGGGCCCTGGGGTTGGCGGGGTTATCGAACTGGTTGGGCATGAAGGCCCCCCGCTCGGCCACAATGCGATGGGCTTCCTCAATCGCGGCCAGCATCCGGCGGCTGGGGTCGGTGAGTATTAGCTCGGCCCCGTAAGCCCTGAGGATGCGTTTGCGCTCCTCCGACATCTGGGCCGGCATGGTCAGGATCAGCTTGTAGCCCCGGCTGGCCGCTACCATGGCCAGGCCGATGCCGGTATTGCCGCTGGTGGGCTCCACAATCAGTTGCCCTGAACCGGGCTTCAGAATGCCGCGCTCCTCGGCATCCTTGATCAGGTACCAGGCCGTGCGGTCTTTGATGGAGCCGCCGGGGTTGTCGCCCTCCAGCTTGACCCAGACCTCGGCCATGCCCGGTTCTACTACGCGCTTGAGCCGAACCACAGGGGTCTTGCCAATGACGTCTTCCACAAACATGGATATCAGCATAGGGCATGGACTCGGTTTCGTATCTCGAACGGTTTACGATTATTTAATCTGGATGCTTTATACTCGACTGTCTCGCGGAAACGCAGGTATGGTTTCTGTGAATGGAGAGGAGTCTGTATGACCGCAAGCAAAGGCCAGGTTGTGACCATTCGCTACACGCTGCACGTGGAAGATGAGCTCGTTGACCAGGGGGAGCTGGATTATCTGCACGGACACCGCAATATTGTGCAAGGGCTGGAAGAAGCGCTGGAAGGCAAGGCTGCTGGTGAACGGGTAGTGGTCTCGGTGGCTCCTGAAAAGGGCTATGGCCTCTACGACCCCGAAGGCGTGCAGGTCGTCGAGCGCGAGGCTTTCCCGGCGGATGCTGAGCTGGTGGAAGGGGCCATGTTTTATGCAGAGGATCCGCAAGGCAACCCCATGCCTTTCACGGTATTGAATGTGGACGGCAAAGAGGTGACCATAGACTTCAACCATGCCCTGGCGGGCGAGACCCTGAACTTCGACGTCACCCTGGTAGCCATCCGGCCCGCAACACCGGAGGAACTCGAGCACGGCCATGCCCACGGGGTGCATGGGCATCACCACTAAAAAAGGCAGGTAGCTCGCGGCAGGGGAGAGGGCTCCCCTGCTTTCGATTTTCTACCAGGTAGAGCCGTAGAGCCTCAACAATGGTGGAACGCCTGCTAGAATCGAGATATGCGGCAATTGGCTACCAGCCAGCCGGGTCGGCTCGAGGACGGGTTTGTGGTGGGCCTGTACCACAAGTCCAAGCGGAACTTCTGGAATCCGCAAGACCTCGAGTTCACCCAGGACCGCCACGACTGGGCCTCCCTGAGTGAAGCCCAACAAAAGGTGCTGCTGCATCTATCGGCGCTATTTGTGGGTGGCGAAGAGGCGGTTACGCTGGATCTGGCCCCCTATTTGCTCCATGTAAGCCAGCAGGGCCGCTATGACGATGCCCTCTTCGTGGCAACCTGGATCTTCGAGGAGGCCAAACATGCCGAGTTCTTTGATCGCTTTCACCGCGAGGTGGTGGGAGGCGCGCCCGAACTGGCGCTGTTTCACGTCGAGTCCTGGCAGCAAATCTTCTACCAGGCGCTGCCACAAGCCATGAACGCACTCCAGGCCGACCCCTCTCCAGCGGCAGAGGTTCGGGCGCTTAGCACCTACAACCTGATTGTGGAGGGGGTATTGGCCGAGACCGGCTATCGCGCTTATAAAGAGGTCCTGGAAAAGCAAAACCTGATGCCGGGTTTGCGCAGGGGACTGGGCCATGTACAGGCCGACGAGGGCCGTCACATTGCGTTTGGCCTGCACAACCTGAGCAAGCTACTGCACTATCATCCGCAAAGCAAAGAGGTGCTGGAAGATGTGCTGGCCGAGCTGATTCCGGCTGCGGTCGGCATCGTACACGAGGTTTTTGCTGCCCACCAGCCCATGCCCTTTGACATTTCCGAAGCGGATTTTGTGGACTACGCACTACGGCAGATTCAGCACCGTACCGAGGTTTTAGAGCGGCCTTTCAGCCCAGCCTGAATGGTGGTTTATCAAGAATAACCGCACTTATGGCCATGACCTTCTGCACGTAGCCCGCTAGTGCCGCTCTCTCGAGCGCATTGTGAAAAGCCACAAGCTGACAAAGCAATTCATCAGGACTCGTTCAACCTGTTGGTTGTAAAGCGGTCTGGATTGATTTCCTCCGGCTTAGCATGTGGGCTGCAATGAAGCCTGATAACAAGAACAATTCTGGTGATGGTTGATCGTGTCTTTGAGACATCCAAACCCGGTGATTCGGGTATTCACCGGAACCAATGTAAGAGCGATCCAGGGCCGATTCAAGCAGAGAGTCCTTGCAAAACCGGCTGGCCTTTGGGCAGTTTGAAAGCCAGGTATTCGTCCTGTGTGCGGAACAGAACCAGCAGGTGTTGGGGGGTCTGCAAACGCATGAACAAGGGGAGGGCATAGCGGGCCTCACCCCGTTCAATGCGAATGTTGCCCAGCGTGTAGGCCATGAAGTAGTCCTGGTCGCTTTGCATCAGGTTGGCGGTGTAGAAAAGGGTCAGGTCGGCCTGTTCTTTATCCGCTCGAGCCAGGGCTTCCCAGACCAGTTCCTGAGCCTGGTGGGTGGTCAGGTATTCGCCCTGTACCCGGCCCAGGCGGCCATAAAAGGCAGCGGGAAACTGCTTGAACTCGTAGTAGAACCCTTCTGAGCTGTGCCACCAGCGAACAAGTTCGTTTTCGCCGGGGTTGCCCTGGGCGTTCTCGAGGGCCAACTCACGGGCCAGCGCAAAGGGCTTCAGGTCGGGCAACTCACCGGTTTCCAGCCCTTCCAGGAGCAGTCGCTGGGGGTCTATCTCGATTCCCATCATGGTTCACCTGGGTGAAACTCCCCGGTACGAGTGATGAGCGGAGGTGAGTTTAGGGCGGGTTTATCCCCTATATGCAGCGCGGCGATGCCCCCGGTGAAAAGCTGATAGTGGGTGCTGAAGCCTGCCTGAGCCATCATATACGCAAGGGTTGGAGGGTCTGGGAAACGTTCTACCGATTCAGGCAGATAGCGGTAGGCCGAAGCGCTGCCGGAAACCAACCCACCAATCAGCGGCAGAATTCGGGTGAAATAGAAGCGGTATAGCACACCCAGCCCACTCTTGGGTGGTGGTGGAAACTCCAGAATGCAGAGCCTTCCGCCGGGCGCTATTACCCGATACAGCTCGGCCAGTGCCTTGGGGTAGTCAGCAAAGTTGCGGAAGCCGAACGCAATGGTCACGGCATCGAAGTGCTGGTCGGGGAAGGACAGCTTGAGGGCATCGGCCTCCACGAAAGGAATCGAAAGACCAGCTTTCTGGGCTTTTTGCCTGGCTAGCTCGAGCATGGGGGGCGCAAAATCGCCGCCAATCACCTGGGCTTCTGGAGCCACTTTCTTGAGCAGCAGGGCAATATCACCGGTACCGGTGGCCAGGTCGAGGATGCGCTCCGGGTTTTTCTCCAGGGCGGCCTTGACTGCGGCTACACGCCAAACTTGATCCACCCCTGCCGAAAGAACCCGGTTGAGCAGGTCGTAGCGCGGCGCAATCTCTGAGAACATTTTTCGAATGGCCTGGGCTTTGGCCTCGGTAGCGTCTTGCACTCGAAGAGTTTAGCACTTGGGAGGCTTACTGGATTGGAGTAGACAGCAGGGTTGGGCGGTCTGGCTCTGACCCGAATTTTTGCAAGCGATGATGGGCATTGCCTGCCAGCGAACTACTACTCAAACGGGGCTTGCGGTGTAGAATCCGCTCTGAGGAACTTATGAGCCGGTATTGGTTTTTGATCGTAGGGGGCCTGGTCTTATTGACCATGATCCTGGCCCCCTGGGCTGTTCCGCTGCGGGAGTTCGATGGCACGGGCTACCTGCTCAATCCGCTGGGGGTGATCAATCCCAAGGGCCTGACCGTGCCGGAAGGTCTGACCTTCAACTGGTTAGGCGCAGCTTTTGGTTTGTGGATCCTGCTGGTGCTGGCGGCCAGTGTGGCGCTGTTTGTGCCCAGTGCTGAAACCAGAGCTCGAGCGCTGTATATCTTGGGTGGCGTTGGTATCGCCGTTTTTGCTATCGAGGCGGTTCTGTTTTACCAGGCCATCAACGCTGTAAACGATGCGGCGGTGGCTGCCGGGGCACGGCGCCCACCCCTGCGCCGATTTGCGCTGTCGCTAGGCATCTATGCTGGATTTTTCTATTCTCTGGGGCTACTATTACTGGCCCGAATGCAACTACCGGGCGGCCTGGCCTTTCTGGTGCGCTTTCGGGGCGTGGTGATGCCAATCGTTTCGCTGTTGCTGGCGGTGGTGCTGGGAGCGGTGGTAGTGGCCATTCTGCGGCCTGGTCTGGGTACGCAGGGGGTCGAAGGACTGGGGCTGCGTGAGCTGATTGCTGGAAAACTGGATCTGGTGACCTATACCTTCCAGATTTTGTTCAGCCCCATCCTTAGCCTTACCGGCATCTTTACCAGCCTGGGCTTTGCCACCCCCCTTATTTTCACGGGCCTGGCGGTAGCCTTTGGGTTCCGTGCGGGGATGTTTAATATCGGTGCGCCCGGCCAGCTAACGATGGGTGCGATTTTTGCCATGTTGGTGGGTGTGTACCTGCCGCTGCCGGGCTGGTTGCTGCTACCTGCGGCCATCATGGCGGCTGCCCTGGGAGGAGCTTTGTGGGGCGGTATCGTGGGCTGGCTCAAGGCCCGCTTTGGGGCCAACGAGGTCATCAACACCATCATGATGAACTATATCGCGGCCTCGGTGCTGCTGTTTATGATTGCCGACAACAAGTACCGCTTTTTTGGACAAACCGTGCACCTGCCTTTCAAAGCCGAGGGTTTCGAGGGGCGCAGTGAGGAAATGCAAGAAGGGGCCCGCATTCCCCTGATGATTCACATTCTGGCGCCGGATAGCAGCTTTTCCTGGGCTTTGCCGCTGGCGGTGCTGGCGGCCCTGGGGGTTTACTACGGCCTGAGGCGATTGGAGCTGGGTAGGCGTTTGCTGTATTCGCTGGGGGCGATGGTGCTGGGGTTTGTGGTAGGAGGGTTTTTGCCCGGTTTCCCGGTGACCATCAGCTCGGCGCTGGCCTCGCAGTTGCTGAATGGCTCCTTTCTGATCGCCGTTTTGGCCCTGTTGTTCTACAACTTCTACCTGTTCCGCACCTCTGCAGGCTACGAGCTGCGGGCCACCGGCCTGGCGCCCAAAGCCGCCGAGTATGCGGGGGTCAACCTCCGGCGCAAGATGGTGCTGGCTATGGTGATTTCGGGGGCGCTGGCCGGGCTGGCGGCGACCCACTATGTGCTGGGTGCGGGCATGGACGGCACCTATCGGCTCAAGACCGCCATTCCCTCGAGTGTGGGCTTTGACGGCATTGCGGTAGCCCTGATGGGCCAGAACATGCCGCTGGGTATTTTTCTCTCGGCCACCCTGTTTGGTGTGCTGCTGGCGGGGGGCGTCTCGCTGAATGCTCAGCTCGGCATCAGCAACCAGATCATCCAGGTCTTGCAGGCCCTGATTATCTTCTTTATCGCCGTGGGGGGGTTGCTGCCCCGCTACTTTACCGACCCTCTGCGGGCGGCCCAGGTCGAAACCGAGGCCAGAGCCGAGCAGGAGGCCAGGCAAGCCAAATCCGCACCGGTGGGGGGGGACTAACCAATGGAAATCGTCATTGCGCTCTTCTTTTCGACCCTGCGGCAGGCTGCGCCGCTCTTATTAACCTCGCTGGGCGGGTTGTTCTCCGAGCGTAGCGGGGTGGTGAATATCGCCCTCGAGGGCATGATTCTGTTTGGTGCGGCTGCGGCGGCCATCACGGTCAACCGCATCGAGGTGGCTACCGGGGGCCTCGAGGCCTTCTGGATTCCCTGGGTGGGTTTGCTGGCCGGGGCTGCGGTGGGCGGCCTGGTGGGTCTGGTTCACGCCATTGCCTCCATCAAGTACCGCGCCGACCAGATTGTCTCGGGCACCGCCATCAATATTGCGGCCCTGGGGGCACCCTCGATTGTTTTGCAGGTGCTCTACAACAACACCTCCACCTCCCAGGAAGTACAGAACCGCCTGCCCAATGTAGATCTGGGGCCTAGCAGCGTTTCCATCCTGGTGATTTTCGCCTTTTTGCTGGTGCCGGTGGTCTGGTGGGTGTTGTTCAAAACCCCCTGGGGCCTGCGGTTGCGGGCGGTGGGCGAGCACCCCGAAGCGGCCGAGACCATGGGTGTGAACGTGATTCGGATGCGCTACACGGCGGTAATTCTGTCGGGGGTGCTGGCCGGAATTGCCGGTGCGTACCTCTCGATTGGGTTCCTCAACCAGTTTATCCGGGCCATGAGCGCGGGGGCCGGTTTTATTGCCCTGGCGGCCCTCATCTTTGGCAAGTGGCATCCGTTTGGCGTGCTGGGGGCCACCTTGTTGTTTGGCTTTGCCCAGGCGCTGGCCATTCAGCTTCAGGGCGGGGATATTTTGCCGGCTACCATCGTGCAGGCCCTGCCCTTTATCCTGACCATGCTGGTGCTGGCAGGCTTTATCGGGCGGAGCCGTCCGCCGGCGGCGGTGGGCAAGCCATACGACAAATAGGGCAGAGGGCTCAGGGTACCGGGATCAGGGGTAATGCGCGGCTCTATGGTTCAAAGGCCCGGGTGGGCACCAGTTGCACATACGCTACGGCCCGGGCTACCGTGGAGAAACCCAGCAAAAGCAGGTACATGACGATCTGGAAGGGTACCCAGGTGGACAGGGTCGAGACCAGCACAAGCGACTCGAGGATGGCAATTAGCAAGAGATGGTTCAAAAGCCCTCCCTGTTGCATCAAATCCCAGCCTTTGCGAATGGCTTTGGGCCAGGTCTGGTCGTCGTCTACCATGATCTGGAAGGTGTAAAACCACAGCAGGTTAATGGCGGCCAGACCCAAATAACCCAGCAAAGAGGCCAGCAGGGGGTTCGGCACCGCAACCGGAAGACCTACCACAAACGCCGCCAGGGCGCTAGCCACAAACACGATGCCGGCCACGATGTTGTGCCCGGTGGTGTTGCCCCAGAGGGCCTGGGGGTTCCAGTGGCCAGTGCGGGCATAGCGCATTAGCACGGTGTAGACGCCTACCTGCATGGGCCCCGCCATCAGGCCCAGGGTAAAAACGCTGATCAGCAGGGCTTGCACCAGCAACCAAACAATGCCAATGGGGTGCTGGGCTAAAAGCCCAAAGCTACGGGTGAGGACTTGTCCGATGTTAAGCACCCCGCACCCCCAGCAACTTGGTTAGCGAAAAGCAGTGTTTGCCTGTTTCAAAGGGCATTATCGCCCCAAGTGTAGCAGAGCGGGAGGGTTAAATAGCTCTATTATTGACAGTATATATATATTTGAAATAATATATATATGTAAAAAAACTTATAAGGTGAATAATATGTCAAAAGCAATGCACCTAAGTCGTAATGATTTCATCAACTACCTCTCTGGCTGGAATGAGCAGGGACAGCTAACCTTGGCCTTGCTGGACTTGGACAACTTCAAGACCCTGAATGACACCCACGGCCACGAGGTGGGAGATCGGGTTTTAGAGCGGGTGACCAGAACCCTCGAGGGCAGCTTGTCGGAAGGCGCCTATGTTTCGCGCCTGGGGGGCGACGAGTTTGCGGTGGCGTTTCCGGGGGCCAGCCCCGAAGAAGTCCTGATCCAGATGGAGGAAATTCGCCAGCACCTCGCCAAAAAGCACCCGGTTGGTGAAGGTTTGGCTTTGTCTATCCCCATCTGCGTTGGCATCGCCAGCTTTCCGCCCCATGTCTCCGACCCCAAAGACCTGATCAAAGCCGCTGACGAAGCGTTGCATCGGGCCAAGCGAGAGGGAAAAGGCCGGGTGGCCATTTATGTAGAAGACAAGATGGTCTTGAAATCCAACTACTACTCCAAGGCGCAACTGGCCCGGCTGGCTGCGCTCTCCGAGCGCCTGGGCCGTACCGAAGCGGCCTTGCTGCGCGAGGCTTTAGGCGACCTGCTGGATAAGTACCGGGACGAGTTATAGAGCGGCCTCCTACGAATATCCGGTAAGGTGGTTTTCGCAGTGCTGGATACATTACGACGCATCAGTGAAGCGGCTTGTGCCGCCGTGCAACGCACGTACTCAGCGTGCGTCGCAATGGTGGGAGCGCAATAAGAACCCCCTAACCTCGGTGCACTATGTGCTTGGTACGCACCGGCAGCGCCCGCAGGGCACTCTTGAGAAAATCGGGTTTGAGATTGATTTGGGGTAGCTCGTGCAGGGGTATCCAACGGAACCACAGGTCTTGTTCCCCCTCGTGCCCGAGTAGGGGATCTGGGGTGGGATGAAGTGGAAGATCCACAACAAAGTACAAACCTACTTCATGGGAATTGCAGCCGCTTAGCTCAAAGAAATTTTCCACCACCCAGAGCATCCGACCCACTCGAGCCTTAACCCCGAGCTCTTCGAATATCTCCCGAGCCATCGCTACTCGAGCTTCTTCGCCCAGTTCCACCCGCCCACCCGGCAAGTACCAGAAATCACCTTGCGGTTCGTGGCACAGCAATACCTGCTGATGCTTCATGACCACCCCGCCCACCCGAAGGTTGAAGCGGGTGGCTGGGTGCTTCGTATCCATCACCCTTTCAGCCTACAACCTGGATTCTTTTTCATCTATCAATAGTGCCAGTGAACCCCATGAGCACGAGCGTATCTCACTCCCGACGCAGTTCACTCTTGTGTACCGTAACCCAACTGCCTTCCTCGGTAATCAGATCCACGGTTCCGGCCAGGGGGTTGAGCTTGGCAACCTTGCCGCAGGTGCCCTGGATGCTGCAGGCCTTGGAATTTTTGCGGGGCAGGTCGGCCAGAAGCTCCTGGTAGTGGTCGTGTTCATACTGTAAACAACAGAGCAGGCGTCCGCAGGGCCCCGAGATTTTTTCCGGTGAAAGCGGAAGCTGCTGGTCGCGGGCCATCTTGATGGAGACCTGGGCGAAGTCCTGGAGCCAGCTCGAGCAGCACGACTCCATCCCGCAGGCCCCCAGGGTGCCCAGGTAGGCGGTCTGGTCGCGGGGGCCCAGGGCAATGAACTCCACTCGAGCCCCCGCCAGTTTGTTCAGCTCGTTGACCCAGCGCCTGAGGTCTATGCGCTCCTCGGCGGCGTAATGCACCGAGATATGATTGCCATCCAGGGTGAACTGGCAGCCCAGCACCTTGGCCCGGATGCCCTCCCGGCGCAGGCGGGCCTTGAGCCACCACTGCACCTCTTCGCCCCGGTTTTTGAGCCTGGCGTGTTTATCCAGGTCTTCCGGGGTGGCAACGCGCACCACTTCCCCCACAGCGTTGCCCAGGTGGGGTTCGGTACGAACCTTGGCCAGCTCCAGCCCCCGTGGGGTTCGCACCACCACCCAGCTACCGACCGGAGGGGCCAGGTCGCTGAACTTGTAGTCGTAAATTTTAGGGCCATGCGCAAATCGCACGCCAACACATTCCATGAAAACCTCCCAAAAAGGGCCTGCTGCCTGGGGCCCGTGAGTCGTTATACGACGGATTGCAAAGCGCTTACAATCCAAGCCTAGCCTAAAGCAGAATAACTCCGGAAATCTAGAGCCGGGCCAGCTTGAGGGCCAGCCAGGTCTGCACCAGGTCTTCGCTTACATAAGCAGAAAGGGCGTCCTGGGCGCGGCTGAGGGCCTCGAGGGCAGCCTGATAGGCCGGGCTTTCGGCGGGGAAGACCTCGCCTAGCCGTCGCCCCAGGTAGGGGAGGGCATCCTCGTTTTCCAGCAGCAACTTGAGGGCTTCCAGGGTCTGGGCTGGCCCGGCCCGCAGGGCTTCCAGCACCCCTTGTGTGCGTCCGGTCAGCCTGGCAAACTCGGCGGGGTTCGCCAGGGCCCAGCGCACTTTGCCGGGAGACCCCTGGGCAAAAGCCAGCACCTCGGGGTCGGTGGTCAGGGTGCGCAGCAGGGCCTCCGGCAAAGGCGCAAAACTCACCTCGAGGCTGCGGCTGACCAGGGTGGGCAGCACCAGCTCGCGGCTGGGGGCTACCAGAATCAGCCGGGCAAAAGCCGGGGGTTCTTCCAGCAGCTTGAGCAGGGCATTGGCTGCGGGCTCCCCCAGCCAGTGCGCCCCATCAATGACCGCGACCTTGGCCTTGAAGCGGGGGTAGGTAGCGATCCAGTCCAGCAGGCTCGTCTCCTCGCTGCCCTCGCGGGGCGCGATTTGCTCGAGGCGTATCTGTAGAGCACGGGCCTTTCTGCCGGTTTTGGTCTCGCTCTGGGGGGCAATTTCCAGATAGTCGGCGGGGGGCTCAAGGCGGCAGGAAGCACAGCGGCCACAGGGCGGAAACCCTTGCTCGCAGTTGAGCCCGGCTGCAAACCACCGCGCCACCGTCCGGCGCCCCACCCCTTCCGGGCCGGTAAAGAGCAAGGTCTGCGCCCGCAGCTTGGGCAACAACTCGAGGATTCTTTGATGTCCGAGGATTTGCATGGCTGTTCGTCAGAGCTAAAAAAATACAGTATTGGTATGCAGTGAACCGACCAGACCATCATCTTGCGGCTGCTTTCAACTGGCCTTGTTGCGGTAAAGTTTCCGAGGCTCACTACTTTCCAAGCACCAGCCGCTCGTAGAGCCACATGGGGAACTGCTCGTGGTGCAGGCGGGAGAGTACGTGCTCGAGGTTGTACTTGGCGCGGAAAAACTCCACCGAGTCTTCTTCCGAGTCCCAGATTGCATAAGCGGCTCCAACCACGCCGTCCCTGGGCTGGCCGGTGGAGCCGGGGTTGATGATGGCCCTGGCCTTGGGCGCCACGATGAGTTCGCCGCCATTGGCGTAGCGCTGGTAGCGTACCCAGCGCCCCTGGGGGGTGCTGACATCGGCGGTGGTGGCCTGGCCGCGCACGGTGGTGCTTTCCAGGCTCAGGTAGCTGCCGGCCAGGTGGGTGTGCCCGTGGAAAATCCAGCGATGACTCACCCGGTTGAACACCTCCCGGGCCTGCTCGACCTCTTCCAGGTAGGCCAGCGGATCCAGCGGACTGCCGTGTACCAGCAGCGCACCCTCCACTTCGGCGATCCAGGGCAGCCTGGACAGATACTCGCGGTTCTCGGGGCTGATGCGCTCGGCCTGCCAGGACAGAATTTCCAGCACCGGCCCTTCAATCTGCATGGACTTGATCTCCAGCAGCCAGATGTCGTGATTGCCCATCACGCCCCTGGCATTGACCGAACGCAACCAGTCCAGCAC
Proteins encoded:
- the cysK gene encoding cysteine synthase A yields the protein MFVEDVIGKTPVVRLKRVVEPGMAEVWVKLEGDNPGGSIKDRTAWYLIKDAEERGILKPGSGQLIVEPTSGNTGIGLAMVAASRGYKLILTMPAQMSEERKRILRAYGAELILTDPSRRMLAAIEEAHRIVAERGAFMPNQFDNPANPRAHYETTGPEIFQQMEGRLDAFVYGSGTGGTIMGVGKYLRERLPNIQIIACEPRRSNVLSGGQMGSHQFQGMGPGFIPPNLDVKMLDRVIQVLEEDAFPLAKPLAREEGLFVGMSACGMIWAALQVARELGPGKRVLTIACDSGMKYLSTPLFAELEG
- a CDS encoding peptidylprolyl isomerase, with the protein product MTASKGQVVTIRYTLHVEDELVDQGELDYLHGHRNIVQGLEEALEGKAAGERVVVSVAPEKGYGLYDPEGVQVVEREAFPADAELVEGAMFYAEDPQGNPMPFTVLNVDGKEVTIDFNHALAGETLNFDVTLVAIRPATPEELEHGHAHGVHGHHH
- a CDS encoding R2-like ligand-binding oxidase, coding for MRQLATSQPGRLEDGFVVGLYHKSKRNFWNPQDLEFTQDRHDWASLSEAQQKVLLHLSALFVGGEEAVTLDLAPYLLHVSQQGRYDDALFVATWIFEEAKHAEFFDRFHREVVGGAPELALFHVESWQQIFYQALPQAMNALQADPSPAAEVRALSTYNLIVEGVLAETGYRAYKEVLEKQNLMPGLRRGLGHVQADEGRHIAFGLHNLSKLLHYHPQSKEVLEDVLAELIPAAVGIVHEVFAAHQPMPFDISEADFVDYALRQIQHRTEVLERPFSPA
- the ubiE gene encoding bifunctional demethylmenaquinone methyltransferase/2-methoxy-6-polyprenyl-1,4-benzoquinol methylase UbiE — translated: MQDATEAKAQAIRKMFSEIAPRYDLLNRVLSAGVDQVWRVAAVKAALEKNPERILDLATGTGDIALLLKKVAPEAQVIGGDFAPPMLELARQKAQKAGLSIPFVEADALKLSFPDQHFDAVTIAFGFRNFADYPKALAELYRVIAPGGRLCILEFPPPPKSGLGVLYRFYFTRILPLIGGLVSGSASAYRYLPESVERFPDPPTLAYMMAQAGFSTHYQLFTGGIAALHIGDKPALNSPPLITRTGEFHPGEP
- a CDS encoding ABC transporter permease codes for the protein MSRYWFLIVGGLVLLTMILAPWAVPLREFDGTGYLLNPLGVINPKGLTVPEGLTFNWLGAAFGLWILLVLAASVALFVPSAETRARALYILGGVGIAVFAIEAVLFYQAINAVNDAAVAAGARRPPLRRFALSLGIYAGFFYSLGLLLLARMQLPGGLAFLVRFRGVVMPIVSLLLAVVLGAVVVAILRPGLGTQGVEGLGLRELIAGKLDLVTYTFQILFSPILSLTGIFTSLGFATPLIFTGLAVAFGFRAGMFNIGAPGQLTMGAIFAMLVGVYLPLPGWLLLPAAIMAAALGGALWGGIVGWLKARFGANEVINTIMMNYIAASVLLFMIADNKYRFFGQTVHLPFKAEGFEGRSEEMQEGARIPLMIHILAPDSSFSWALPLAVLAALGVYYGLRRLELGRRLLYSLGAMVLGFVVGGFLPGFPVTISSALASQLLNGSFLIAVLALLFYNFYLFRTSAGYELRATGLAPKAAEYAGVNLRRKMVLAMVISGALAGLAATHYVLGAGMDGTYRLKTAIPSSVGFDGIAVALMGQNMPLGIFLSATLFGVLLAGGVSLNAQLGISNQIIQVLQALIIFFIAVGGLLPRYFTDPLRAAQVETEARAEQEARQAKSAPVGGD
- a CDS encoding ABC transporter permease; its protein translation is MEIVIALFFSTLRQAAPLLLTSLGGLFSERSGVVNIALEGMILFGAAAAAITVNRIEVATGGLEAFWIPWVGLLAGAAVGGLVGLVHAIASIKYRADQIVSGTAINIAALGAPSIVLQVLYNNTSTSQEVQNRLPNVDLGPSSVSILVIFAFLLVPVVWWVLFKTPWGLRLRAVGEHPEAAETMGVNVIRMRYTAVILSGVLAGIAGAYLSIGFLNQFIRAMSAGAGFIALAALIFGKWHPFGVLGATLLFGFAQALAIQLQGGDILPATIVQALPFILTMLVLAGFIGRSRPPAAVGKPYDK
- a CDS encoding diguanylate cyclase — translated: MSKAMHLSRNDFINYLSGWNEQGQLTLALLDLDNFKTLNDTHGHEVGDRVLERVTRTLEGSLSEGAYVSRLGGDEFAVAFPGASPEEVLIQMEEIRQHLAKKHPVGEGLALSIPICVGIASFPPHVSDPKDLIKAADEALHRAKREGKGRVAIYVEDKMVLKSNYYSKAQLARLAALSERLGRTEAALLREALGDLLDKYRDEL
- a CDS encoding NUDIX domain-containing protein is translated as MDTKHPATRFNLRVGGVVMKHQQVLLCHEPQGDFWYLPGGRVELGEEARVAMAREIFEELGVKARVGRMLWVVENFFELSGCNSHEVGLYFVVDLPLHPTPDPLLGHEGEQDLWFRWIPLHELPQINLKPDFLKSALRALPVRTKHIVHRG
- the ricT gene encoding regulatory iron-sulfur-containing complex subunit RicT, encoding MECVGVRFAHGPKIYDYKFSDLAPPVGSWVVVRTPRGLELAKVRTEPHLGNAVGEVVRVATPEDLDKHARLKNRGEEVQWWLKARLRREGIRAKVLGCQFTLDGNHISVHYAAEERIDLRRWVNELNKLAGARVEFIALGPRDQTAYLGTLGACGMESCCSSWLQDFAQVSIKMARDQQLPLSPEKISGPCGRLLCCLQYEHDHYQELLADLPRKNSKACSIQGTCGKVAKLNPLAGTVDLITEEGSWVTVHKSELRRE
- a CDS encoding DNA polymerase III subunit delta'; this translates as MQILGHQRILELLPKLRAQTLLFTGPEGVGRRTVARWFAAGLNCEQGFPPCGRCASCRLEPPADYLEIAPQSETKTGRKARALQIRLEQIAPREGSEETSLLDWIATYPRFKAKVAVIDGAHWLGEPAANALLKLLEEPPAFARLILVAPSRELVLPTLVSRSLEVSFAPLPEALLRTLTTDPEVLAFAQGSPGKVRWALANPAEFARLTGRTQGVLEALRAGPAQTLEALKLLLENEDALPYLGRRLGEVFPAESPAYQAALEALSRAQDALSAYVSEDLVQTWLALKLARL